One window from the genome of Elaeis guineensis isolate ETL-2024a chromosome 5, EG11, whole genome shotgun sequence encodes:
- the LOC140857907 gene encoding protein LURP-one-related 10-like: MDTSSGSSSPLAVIGAQFCASHPVQLNFAKKIRGVRRRSFIATDLSTGNVIYEARGQRFSRFRHRTTLFDVATGNPLVSIQKKVLSRHGQWQVFSGDSFDQKDLLFTVERTTMVQFKSKLNVFLASNTSKDVCDFTIEGSFFKRSCKVYKGDSDSSMVIAQMNKESNIKRLGFELSVEPNIDSAFIFALFLIRDRVHVARRRAVINLLASPLFIVSWIPF; the protein is encoded by the exons ATGGATACATCAAGCGGCAGCAGTTCGCCATTGGCCGTCATCGGCGCACAATTCTGTGCCTCCCACCCTGTTCAGCTCAACTTTGCGAAGAAGATCCGCGGTGTGAGGCGTAGATCCTTCATTGCAACTGATCTCTCGACTGGCAACGTCATCTACGAGGCCAGAGGCCAACGGTTCAGCCGTTTTAGGCACAGGACCACATTGTTCGATGTTGCTACCGGAAATCCCCTTGTTTCAATTCAAAAGAAG GTACTGAGTCGCCATGGTCAATGGCAAGTCTTTAGTGGCGACAGCTTTGACCAGAAAGATCTGTTATTTACTGTTGAAAGGACTACGATGGTTCAGTTTAAGAGCAAATTGAACGTTTTCTTGGCATCAAACACTAGCAAGGATGTTTGTGATTTCACCATTGAGGGAAGTTTTTTCAAAAGATCATGCAAAGTCTACAAGGGTGATTCTGATTCCTCCATGGTCATAGCTCAA ATGAACAAGGAAAGCAATATCAAAAGGCTAGGCTTTGAGCTGTCTGTTGAACCAAATATTGACTCTGCATTTATTTTTGCACtgtttttgatccgtgatcgtgtCCACGTGGCAAGAAGACGTGCCGTAATAAACTTGCTCGCAAGTCCTCTCTTTATTGTATCTTGGATCCCTTTTTGA